The DNA window CTGGCGGCCGCCCAGCGCGAAGCCGCGGCCGCCTTTGCCGAGGGCACGGTATATATTGAGCGCTACCTGGAAAAACCGCACCACGTCGAAGTCCAGCTGCTGGGCGACCAGCACGGGACGCTGGTCCATCTGGGTGAGCGGGAATGCTCGATTCAGCGTCGCTATCAGAAAATTTTTGAAGAAACGCCGTCCCCTACGGTCTCCGAACCGCTGCGGGCGGACATGACCCGGGCGGCCCTGGCCGTAGCCCGAGCCGCAGGCTATTACAACGCCGGCACGGTCGAATTCATCCTGGACGATCAGGGCCGTTTTTACTTCCTGGAAGTCAACGCCCGCCTCCAGGTCGAACACCCGATTACGGAGCTGGTTACCGGCCTCGACCTGGTCCGCGAACAAATCCGGATTGCCGCCGGCGAAGAGCTCGGCTTCGGTCAGGACGATATTCAGCCCAGCGGCCACGCGTGTGAGTGCCGGCTGTACGCCGAAGACCCGGCCAACGGCTTCCTGCCCGCCCCCGGTCCGGTCTTGGCCTGGCAGCCGCCTGCAGGGCCCGGCGTTCGGGTTGACGCGGGGGTGGAGTTGGACAGCCAAGTCAGCGTGTACTACGACCCGCTGATTGCCAAGCTGTCCACTTGGGGCCGAGACCGCGAGCAAGCGCGCCAGCGTATGCAGGCCGCCCTACGCCAGTGTGTGGTGCTCGGCCCGGTCACAAACGGACCGTTTCTCCTTGATGTGTTGGCCCACCCGGCCTTCATTGCCGGACACACTCATACCGGCTTTCTGACCGAACACTTCCAGGACTGGCAACCGGATACGACCACCCATCGCTCGGTCGCCGCCCTGGCTGCGGCGCTGGGCCAGACCCAGCCAAGTTCCGGCCAGGCGACGACCCCACACTCCCCCCCGCCGAGCCCCTGGACCCAACTCGGCGGCTGGCGCTTAGGACAGTAGCGGATGAAGACCACCCTGTACGCACAGGACGAAGCGCTGGTCCTCGACTACACCCAAAACGGGGACAGGTACGAATTCAGCCTGAACGGGCACAGCGGGCAGGCCCAGCTAATCTCGGCCCGCAACGGGTCAATGACGCTGCTTTTCAACATGGACGATGATGACCAGCTGAGCAAGAAGAGATCATCGTCCATGTTGCTTGACGGCCGAGCGGTCCAGGCTCATGTCGTCAGCCACGGCGGCCGCATTCTGGTCGCCGTCGAGGGCCGGGTGTACGAATTCAGTACAGCCCAGGACGGTCGCGGCCGCGAGCGCAAAAGCCAAGCCGGTGGCTGGGAGCCCGAAATCCGCTCGCCTATGCCGGGCAAAATCCTCGAGGTCCGGGTCGAACAGGGCGATGAGGTTGAGGCCAACCAGACCCTGGTGGTGCTCGAAGCCATGAAAATGGAAAACGCCCTGGCCAGCGACGCACAGGCCAGGGTGAAAACGATTCATGTCGCACCGGGAGAGCTGGTCGAACTGGGCCAGATCCTGGTCGAACTGGAGCCGCTCGAATCGTAGGGACGACCCCCCGTGGTCGCCCTTGGGCACCCCCTCACGATCCTTATCCCAGCCTGTCTCCCACCCCCAAACCGCTCTGTTTGGCCACTTCTGCGGCGGCCAGCTTCTTGCCTTGGCCGCGCATTTTCCCGGCCACCAGCGTGCCGCCGGAAGCAGCGATGCTGACGGTCTCCTGACCGACCTCAAGCACCTGTCCGGCTGCAGCCGTGCCGCTGGCAGGCTGCAGCCGATCTGGTCCCGCCAGACGGTATGCGCGCCGGGTTGCGGGTCACAGCCCCGGATCTGGTTGTAAATCTGCTGGGCGGGCTTGGACCAGTCGATCTGGCCGTGTTCATCGGCGCACGGCGGATCGTAGTTGGCCAGCGACTCGTCCTGAACCAGGCGGGGCGGATTGCCGGCCCTGATCAGGTCAACCGACTCGGCAATGGCGTCAACGCCGAGCGAAAAGATTTTGTTGAAGTACAGCGTGCCGGTGGTGTCGTCAGGATCGACCGCGACCTCTTTCTGCAACAGAATCGGCCCGGTATCGATCCCCTCATCAACCCAGAACAGGGTCAGGCCGGTTGTGGTTTCGCCGTTGATCAGAGCCCAGTTCATCGCGCTCCGGCCACGATACTTGGGCAGCAGCGACGGATGAAAACAGATACTGCCCCACTTGGGCGTGTTAAAGACGGCCGGCGGCACAATCTGGGTCACAAAGGCCAGAATCGCCAGATCGGCGTTCAGGTCTGCAAACTTCTTGACCACCTCGGCCTGCTCCCGCTTCATCGACTTGTGCTGGTGGACGGGAATACCGAGATCAATCGCCCGTTGTTTGACCGGGTCAAATCTGCCTTCGGCCGCGTCCGGTGGGCAAAAAACGGCCACCACCTCTTCGCCTCTATCGACCAGCTTCTCCAGGGTTTTTTCGGCAAACGCGGCCTGGCCAATCAAAATAATACGCATACGCTCCCCTTTTCGGTGTTGCTTACCCGTCGCGTCGAGCGAATAGCCCAACACACGCATCACCGATGGCCTCCGCCATCCGGCCAATACTGTCGGGCTGCCCGAGCAGCCTATTATTCATTTCCAGTTCCAGATACACAAGCCGATGCCGCCGGCCATGGCTGCGGGCGCTGAAAATCAGTCCCTCATAGCCGGAGTAGGGCTCATTATGGCGGACCCGATAGCCGGCTTGGTGCAAGCGTCGGCCGAGGTCGGCGGCCACGTCCCGGTAGTCATCAAACAGTACCCCGATATCAAATGCGCGCTCGTGCCCGGCTTGGCCGCGCAGGGCCGGGGTAAAACTGTGCAGGCTGAGCAGGGACGGCCGGACGTGCCCGGTCAGCAGCTTCCCGAGCGTAGCATCAACCGCGTCGTGATACGGCTGGTAAAACCGTGTGAGACGCTTGTGCCGCTCGGCTGCCGAGAGGCGCTGATTACCGGGGATGGGTGTCCCGTCGCTGTGGCTGACGATCAGATCATGATCGTGCGGCGTGCGGTTACAGTCGATGAGCAGACGCGAGTAGCGCGAGCAGACCGCCGGGGCGTCCAGCCTCCGCACGACAGCCTCAAGAACCGCCCGGGCCCCGATATCCCAGCCGATGTGCCGGCCCAGGGCGGCCTGGCTCAGGCCGAGATTGCGGTATGCGGCCGGCACCCGACACGAGGCGTGTTCACAGGTCAGG is part of the Desulfurellaceae bacterium genome and encodes:
- a CDS encoding acetyl-CoA carboxylase biotin carboxylase subunit, which codes for MFKKILIANRGEIAARVARSCQEMGIAAVAVYSEADLSSPHLHAADEAVCIGPAPATESYLNGAAIIAAAQHTGAQAIHPGYGFLSENAAFAQQVHEAGLTFIGPAPQSLSAVGNKIFARQTVAALGVPVIPALEEPSAEPAVLKEQVETLGYPLLIKAAAGGGGKGMRIVRSYEELDEALAAAQREAAAAFAEGTVYIERYLEKPHHVEVQLLGDQHGTLVHLGERECSIQRRYQKIFEETPSPTVSEPLRADMTRAALAVARAAGYYNAGTVEFILDDQGRFYFLEVNARLQVEHPITELVTGLDLVREQIRIAAGEELGFGQDDIQPSGHACECRLYAEDPANGFLPAPGPVLAWQPPAGPGVRVDAGVELDSQVSVYYDPLIAKLSTWGRDREQARQRMQAALRQCVVLGPVTNGPFLLDVLAHPAFIAGHTHTGFLTEHFQDWQPDTTTHRSVAALAAALGQTQPSSGQATTPHSPPPSPWTQLGGWRLGQ
- a CDS encoding N-formylglutamate amidohydrolase, yielding MDAETAFDILNPDGRFPLLLTCEHASCRVPAAYRNLGLSQAALGRHIGWDIGARAVLEAVVRRLDAPAVCSRYSRLLIDCNRTPHDHDLIVSHSDGTPIPGNQRLSAAERHKRLTRFYQPYHDAVDATLGKLLTGHVRPSLLSLHSFTPALRGQAGHERAFDIGVLFDDYRDVAADLGRRLHQAGYRVRHNEPYSGYEGLIFSARSHGRRHRLVYLELEMNNRLLGQPDSIGRMAEAIGDACVGLFARRDG
- a CDS encoding methionyl-tRNA formyltransferase, producing the protein MRIILIGQAAFAEKTLEKLVDRGEEVVAVFCPPDAAEGRFDPVKQRAIDLGIPVHQHKSMKREQAEVVKKFADLNADLAILAFVTQIVPPAVFNTPKWGSICFHPSLLPKYRGRSAMNWALINGETTTGLTLFWVDEGIDTGPILLQKEVAVDPDDTTGTLYFNKIFSLGVDAIAESVDLIRAGNPPRLVQDESLANYDPPCADEHGQIDWSKPAQQIYNQIRGCDPQPGAHTVWRDQIGCSLPAARLQPDRCLRSVRRPSASLLPAARWWPGKCAAKARSWPPQKWPNRAVWGWETGWDKDREGVPKGDHGGSSLRFERLQFDQDLAQFDQLSRCDMNRFHPGLCVAGQGVFHFHGFEHHQGLVGLNLIALFDPDLEDFARHRRADFGLPATGLAFALAAATVLGCTEFVHPALDGDQNAAAVADDMSLDRSAVKQHGR